The stretch of DNA CAGACTCTCAGCTTCTTCCACCATGCGCTTGGTGGCAAGGGCTCTGGCCTCGTTCAGCATCTGTGTGTAAGCGACAAGCTCTCCGCCGACCATCGACTTAAATCCCTGAGTAATGTCGCGGCCGATATTTTTTGTCTGGATTGTGCTGCCTTTTACAATGCCGATTATTTCTATTTCTTTGCCTGGAAGGTATTCAATATTTGTCAAGATCAT from Candidatus Methanomassiliicoccus intestinalis Issoire-Mx1 encodes:
- a CDS encoding YbjQ family protein → MILTNIEYLPGKEIEIIGIVKGSTIQTKNIGRDITQGFKSMVGGELVAYTQMLNEARALATKRMVEEAESLQADAVINVRYTSSMVAAGAAEILAYGTAVKVK